The genomic segment AAAAAGCACCTCAATGGACTTGCCATCTTCATCATCGCCAATCTGGTCAATGACCATCGCGTGAGTGGAGATTAGGTGTCCTTCTACTTCTGCCTGAAGAAGTGCTGTTCTGTTGGTTTCTTTCACTTCTCCACCTAGTGCAGTTCGGATCGGGTGAGGCATTTCCGAAGTGGTAAGGACCGATGCAACCGTGGGGATTACATAAGTATTGCGAGCCCCCGTGTCGAACAATGTCCAACACTTCCGTCCGTCAATTTTAATCATCCGCCGTATTCTTCCCACAATGTACCTCCTTTTTGTTTCTATTTTGCTATAAAACACTCTGTTAATTTTTGCTGCCACCTAACCTTAGATTATCCTGCCTATTGGTAGTTTTATATTACTGCATTATAAGTTAGGCTATTTATAGAGTAGCATAAATAAAGTATTCTGTCAAAAAAATTTTAATACAAATTAGAAAATACTGGAAAATAACATCCTGCTATTAGACAAATACCTTCCTTTTGCAATTGTCCTCGCAAAAATTTACTCTTTTGGTTTTCCGTAAATAGCGGCAATTACCAATCCTTGCCAGAGGTTAGTAACAAGTCCACTGATTACCCAATAGCATATGACTGTTGGATTAATTACTGACCACATCCCAGCCATAACATTTCCTGGAAGTGTCCCGACTAACCAGACAAAAAGTCCAAAGCAGAGTCCTTTAAGCACACCTTTTCCTGGGATGCCTTTATATAGCAAGGCGTAAACTAATGCCATAAGGATAGCAAAAAGTATACCCAGCAGATTTGCCAAGGCCATAAATCCAGGTGTCATTGCTTCCGGACCTTTCCATACATTTGTTGGCTCAAGGGTATAGACCCAATTAAAAAGCCAGCCACAGGTTA from the bacterium genome contains:
- a CDS encoding aspartyl protease family protein — its product is MIKIDGRKCWTLFDTGARNTYVIPTVASVLTTSEMPHPIRTALGGEVKETNRTALLQAEVEGHLISTHAMVIDQIGDDEDGKSIEVLFGALAMQQWGIRPIPDEEKLDLSHYPEEFVEF